A region of Thermococcus argininiproducens DNA encodes the following proteins:
- a CDS encoding HAD family hydrolase, which produces MIIGFDFDGTIVDSYSVINEAFRRALEKHFPWLPFKGFWATILTKLELYFERPKFGKHSGRIKQPMFFKTKFARTWFEERAKLSKPIDDSKEVLKKLREEGHIVISFSAEDFLDGMKEYRLKIGGFYELFDDIIVFGRNITLCEAFQLIRERYGDEIFIWVDDKPWRFIGRGDENTEYVWYYFPPTAKYASEEVLNQIPHLHVIQDLWNIFDVVRRVKQKRGV; this is translated from the coding sequence ATGATAATTGGCTTTGACTTTGATGGTACAATTGTTGACAGTTATTCAGTTATAAATGAAGCCTTCCGAAGGGCCCTAGAGAAACATTTTCCTTGGCTTCCATTCAAAGGCTTTTGGGCTACTATACTTACCAAATTAGAACTTTACTTTGAAAGACCTAAGTTCGGAAAACATTCTGGTAGAATAAAACAACCGATGTTTTTTAAAACTAAATTTGCGCGTACGTGGTTTGAGGAGAGGGCTAAGCTTTCAAAACCTATAGATGACTCAAAAGAAGTTTTAAAGAAACTTAGAGAAGAAGGACATATAGTTATTTCCTTCTCTGCTGAAGACTTTTTAGATGGAATGAAAGAATATAGACTGAAAATTGGTGGTTTTTATGAGCTTTTTGACGATATAATAGTCTTTGGAAGGAATATAACTCTTTGTGAAGCGTTTCAGCTTATTAGGGAGAGGTATGGAGATGAGATATTTATATGGGTAGATGATAAACCATGGAGATTCATAGGCCGTGGGGATGAGAATACTGAGTATGTATGGTATTATTTCCCTCCTACAGCAAAATATGCAAGTGAAGAGGTTTTAAATCAAATTCCCCATCTCCATGTAATCCAGGATCTCTGGAATATTTTTGATGTAGTAAGACGAGTAAAGCAAAAAAGAGGTGTTTAG
- a CDS encoding PrsW family intramembrane metalloprotease — MDIFSTIVFFAYAPALGLLWYFYHEDKYEPEPKRFVIATFLLGATLSVGVAMVLEAFLVEGEFGYALLPATAFSMALIAGIVEEPAKALAIRLPFKAGQMDGIMDGVVYGVAAGLGFAATENFLYGIGFGVGATIVRGFLTPFAHATWSAIIGVGYGLKAEGKLQTLSSYFALAILLHFLWDYFAFLSITIPSYYIFTILLIFINIALVRYFIILGQQEDLEKVWWYWFVGGKET; from the coding sequence ATGGATATTTTTAGCACAATAGTCTTCTTTGCTTATGCTCCTGCTCTTGGATTATTGTGGTATTTCTATCATGAGGATAAATACGAGCCAGAGCCCAAAAGATTCGTAATTGCCACATTCCTCCTGGGAGCAACACTTTCAGTTGGCGTTGCAATGGTTTTAGAGGCCTTCCTAGTGGAAGGTGAGTTTGGATATGCCCTCTTACCGGCAACTGCTTTCTCAATGGCATTAATAGCAGGTATTGTAGAAGAACCGGCGAAAGCTCTGGCCATTAGATTACCTTTTAAAGCTGGACAAATGGATGGGATTATGGATGGAGTAGTCTATGGTGTAGCAGCCGGCTTGGGCTTTGCAGCAACTGAAAACTTTTTATATGGTATTGGCTTTGGGGTTGGAGCTACTATAGTGAGGGGCTTTTTGACACCATTTGCCCATGCTACATGGAGCGCAATAATAGGAGTGGGCTATGGATTAAAGGCCGAAGGTAAACTTCAAACACTTTCTAGTTACTTTGCATTAGCAATACTACTTCACTTCCTTTGGGACTATTTTGCATTTCTTAGTATTACCATCCCCTCATACTATATCTTCACGATCTTGCTGATTTTCATAAATATAGCCTTAGTACGATATTTCATAATATTGGGCCAACAAGAAGATCTTGAAAAAGTATGGTGGTATTGGTTTGTGGGAGGTAAGGAAACATGA
- a CDS encoding metallophosphoesterase gives MKIELLPQKAIKIKDNLIIADLHLGYEESLAQEGIYLPKAFNQMLTLLKGLVLRERPKKLIINGDLKHSFVPFRREKIEVEAFFNEILPLVREVIVIRGNHDVGIFWIKSLGIEVLDEVEIGEWKVVHGHKLVEGDRFIIGHEHPSIRLRDEVGALIKVPIFLKGEDLLVLPAFSPWAYGNDILREIVSPFLRDLNSAIFEVLVPLETELLSFGKLSELVEALRRM, from the coding sequence ATGAAAATAGAACTTCTTCCCCAGAAAGCTATCAAAATTAAAGACAACCTGATAATAGCAGATCTTCACTTAGGTTACGAAGAGAGTTTGGCTCAAGAAGGCATCTATCTTCCAAAGGCTTTTAATCAAATGCTCACTTTGCTTAAAGGTTTAGTATTAAGGGAACGACCCAAAAAGCTTATCATAAATGGCGATCTCAAGCACTCTTTTGTCCCATTTAGACGAGAGAAAATCGAGGTTGAGGCGTTCTTTAATGAAATTTTGCCTTTAGTAAGAGAGGTAATTGTAATAAGGGGAAATCATGATGTAGGTATATTTTGGATAAAAAGCTTGGGAATTGAGGTTCTGGACGAGGTTGAGATTGGTGAATGGAAAGTTGTTCATGGTCATAAACTTGTAGAAGGCGACCGATTCATTATAGGACATGAGCATCCGTCAATAAGGTTGCGAGATGAAGTGGGAGCCTTGATAAAGGTACCTATTTTTTTGAAGGGTGAGGACCTATTAGTCCTCCCGGCATTCTCACCTTGGGCTTATGGAAACGACATTCTCAGGGAAATAGTCTCCCCCTTTCTAAGAGACCTAAATTCCGCAATCTTTGAAGTTCTTGTTCCCTTAGAGACAGAACTATTAAGCTTTGGAAAGCTGAGTGAACTAGTAGAGGCCCTCCGAAGAATGTGA